One genomic segment of Brassica napus cultivar Da-Ae chromosome A3, Da-Ae, whole genome shotgun sequence includes these proteins:
- the LOC106428162 gene encoding protein N-terminal glutamine amidohydrolase: MSSVVISELPAMDATRFQHTPYYCEENVYLLCKTLCENGVADETGSDLFVVFISNERKQVPLWHQKASTRADGIVLWDYHVICVQRKKESDSEPLVWDLDSTLPFPSTLASYVTETIQPSFQLFAEYQRFFRVVHAPLFFKHFASDRRHMKAPDGSWIAQPPPYQPIVAQDGVLHNLSEYTAMSATDTLSSLDPDTVREAISQKLGVFVSHSQLQDLFTKLP, translated from the exons ATGTCCAGCGTCGTCATCTCGGAGCTTCCGGCGATGGATGCTACTCGGTTCCAACACACCCCTTACTACTG cgAAGAGAACGTGTATCTACTCTGCAAGACGTTGTGCGAGAATGGTGTAGCGGATGAGACGGGTTCTGATCTGTTTGTTGTTTTCATCTCCAATGAGAGGAAGCAG GTTCCACTTTGGCATCAGAAAGCTAGTACCAGAGCTGATGGGATTGTTCTCTGGGATTATCATGTCATCTGTGTCCAG AGGAAGAAAGAAAGTGATTCTGAGCCTTTAGTGTGGGATCTCGATTCCACTTTGCCTTTCCCTTCTACGTTAGCTTCTTACGTGACTGAGACTATCCAGCCATCTTTTCAGCTCTTTGCTGAATATCAGAG GTTCTTTCGCGTTGTGCATGctcctctcttcttcaagcacTTTGCTTCCGATAGAAGGCACATGAAAGCGCCTGATGGAAGCTGGATTGCTCAACCTCCACCCTATCAGCCCATTGTTGCCCAAG ACGGAGTCTTGCACAATTTGAGTGAGTACACTGCCATGAGCGCTACGGATACATTGTCGAGCTTGGATCCTGACACAGTGAGAGAAGCAATTTCACAGAAACTCGGCGTCTTTGTGAGCCACTCTCAGCTTCAAGACCTCTTCACCAAGCTTCCTTAA
- the LOC106428161 gene encoding probable glycosyltransferase STELLO1 gives MLVQDRAAKPPKSQIRELPTHQQIRRFSEPKNLDFTSWVSENVSRIVIFFLFIVTVASFFFLYNTTDTASLLCFQSQSTQSLQPLTRPQIKWSSIQVLPDKTSPYASFLTEKWIVVSVTKYPTEELKGLVKIRGWQVLAVGNSMTPKDWSLKGAIFLSLDAQAELGYRVLDHLPYDSFVRKSVGYLFAIQHGAKKIYDADDRGEVIDGDLGKHFDVELVGEDAKQEPVLQYSHENPNRTVVNPYIHFGQRSVWPRGLPLENVGEINHEEYYTEVFGGKQFIQQGVSNGLPDVDSVFYFTRKTTLEPFDIRFDEHAPKVALPQGVMVPVNSFNTLYHSAAFWGLMLPVSVSSMASDVLRGYWGQRLLWELGGYVAVYPPTAHRFDRIEAYPFAEEKDLHVNVGRLIKFLLAWRSQKHSFFETILDLSFAMAEEGFWTEQDLKFTAAWLQDLITVGYQQPRLMSLELDRPRATIGHGDRKEFVPRKLPSVHLGVEETGTVSTEIGNLIRWRKNFGNVVLVMFCSGPVERTALEWRLLYGRVFKTVVILSSQKNSDLYVEEAKQDHIYKHLPKIFDRYSSAEGFLFVEDDTVLNYWNLLQADKTKIWTTDKVSKSWTSVKPTGKSDWFSTQAELVKRIVSTMPAHFQVNYKEAAKNSQDTLTVCSSEVFYVPKRLVTDFNDLVELVGDMDLHYKVAVPMFFMSMDSPQNFDPVLGSMVYKRKSSSFNSSLSLYSAQAPAVHPWSISSEQDFIKLVGQMAEGDPLLMELV, from the exons ATGTTGGTTCAAGATCGTGCGGCGAAGCCGCCCAAGTCTCAGATCAGAGAGCTACCAACTCACCAACAGATCCGACGCTTCAGCGAACCGAAAAACCTAGACTTTACCTCTTGGGTCTCCGAGAACGTCTCTAGGAttgtcatcttcttcctcttcatcgtCACCGTAgcgtctttcttcttcctctacaaCACCACCGACACTGCCTCCCTCCTCTGTTTCCAGTCACAGTCAACTCAATCTCTCCAGCCCCTCACTCGCCCTCAAATCAAATGGAGCTCGATCCAAGTCCTCCCCGACAAGACCTCCCCTTACGCCAGCTTCCTCACCGAGAAGTGGATCGTCGTGTCGGTGACCAAGTACCCCACCGAGGAGCTTAAAGGGTTGGTGAAGATCCGAGGCTGGCAGGTTCTAGCGGTCGGAAACTCGATGACACCTAAGGATTGGAGTCTCAAAGGTgccatctttctctctctagacgCTCAAGCTGAGTTGGGTTACCGCGTTTTAGACCACTTGCCTTATGATTCCTTCGTGAGGAAGAGTGTCGGTTACTTGTTCGCGATCCAGCACGGTGCTAAGAAGATCTATGATGCTGATGATCGTGGGGAAGTGATTGATGGAGATCTAGGGAAGCATTTTGATGTTGAGTTGGTTGGTGAAGATGCTAAGCAAGAGCCGGTTCTGCAGTATAGTCATGAGAATCCTAATAGAACTGTGGTGAATCCTTATATTCATTTCGGACAGCGTTCGGTTTGGCCTAGAGGGTTGCCGTTAGAGAATGTAGGTGAGATTAATCACGAGGAGTATTACACTGAGGTGTTTGGTGGTAAGCAGTTTATACAGCAAGGGGTTTCGAATGGTTTACCTGATGTTGATTCGGTGTTTTACTTCACGAGGAAGACAACGTTAGAACCTTTTGATATTAGGTTCGATGAGCATGCTCCCAAAGTGGCTTTGCCTCAGGGTGTGATGGTTCCTGTTAACTCGTTTAATACTCTTTACCATTCGGCGGCGTTTTGGGGGTTGATGCTTCCTGTTTCGGTTAGTTCCATGGCTTCTGATGTGCTGAGAGGGTACTGGGGACAGAGGTTACTGTGGGAGCTTGGTGGCTACGTTGCTGTTTATCCACCTACTGCTCACCGGTTCGATAGAATCGAAGCGTACCCTTTTGCTGAAGAGAAGGATCTTCATGTCAATGTCGGTCGTTTGATCAAGTTCTTACTCGCTTGGAGATCTCAAAAGCACAGTTTCTTTGAGACGATACTTGATCTGAGCTTTGCTATGGCTGAAGAAGGGTTTTGGACAGAACAGGACTTGAAGTTCACAGCTGCTTGGCTTCAGGATTTGATTACTGTCGGCTACCAACAGCCTAGGCTGATGTCACTTGAACTGGATCGCCCACGAGCTACTATCGGTCACGGGGATAGAAAAGAGTTTGTTCCGAGGAAGCTGCCTTCGGTTCATCTAGGTGTTGAGGAGACGGGTACGGTGAGCACTGAGATAGGGAACTTGATAAGGTGGAGGAAGAACTTTGGGAACGTTGTTCTTGTTATGTTTTGTAGTGGTCCCGTTGAGCGAACCGCTCTTGAGTGGAGGTTGCTTTACGGAAGAGTGTTCAAGACCGTTGTGATATTGTCTTCTCAGAAGAACTCTGATCTCTATGTTGAAGAAGCCAAACAAGATCACATTTACAA GCATCTACCGAAGATATTTGATCGATACAGTAGCGCAGAAGGGTTCTTGTTTGTTGAAGATGATACAGTTCTCAACTACTGGAACCTACTTCAAGCCGACAAGACTAAGATTTGGACTACAGACAAG GTGTCGAAGTCATGGACATCAGTTAAACCCACCGGGAAGTCTGATTGGTTCTCTACACAAGCCGAGTTAGTGAAGAGAATTGTGAGTACAATGCCAGCTCATTTCCAAGTTAACTACAAGGAAGCAGCCAAGAACAGTCAAGACACCTTAACGGTATGCAGCTCAGAGGTATTCTACGTGCCTAAACGACTTGTAACCGACTTTAACGACCTTGTGGAGCTCGTGGGAGATATGGACTTGCATTACAAAGTGGCTGTGCCAATGTTCTTCATGTCGATGGATTCGCCTCAGAACTTTGACCCGGTTCTTGGATCAATGGTGTATAAGAGGAAGTCGTCTTCGTTTAACTCTTCTTTGAGTTTGTATTCTGCTCAAGCACCTGCTGTTCACCCTTGGAGCATATCGAGTGAACAAGATTTCATCAAATTGGTTGGACAAATGGCTGAAGGTGACCCGTTACTAATGGAATTGGTATGA
- the LOC106428128 gene encoding uncharacterized protein LOC106428128, whose protein sequence is MSLVSKRSCDSAISNSGSSYRKRSEDDFMNFKIARKRRTNVVYSSVDSKNLEIDDLSKEESCLSTGSNEVSSTESRIIAASCEKPHRDSKKKESHRSSSIRRKAGKILEFLDTSASSEVKIRQVLGDNADTSKALRMLVKIGYVKRSGAGGKHQPFIYKIA, encoded by the exons ATGAGCTTGGTGTCTAAGAGATCGTGCGATTCGGCTATCTCCAACAGTGGCTCGTCGTATCGGAAGCGCTCTGAGGACGACTTCATGAACTTCAAG ATTGCTAGAAAACGCCGCACGAATGTGGTTTACAGCTCTGTTGATTCGAAGAATCTAGAGATTGATGATCTCTCCAAGGAGGAGTCTTGCTTGTCTACAGGCTCCAACGAGGTTTCAAGCACGGAGAGCAGGATCATAGCCGCGAGCTGTGAGAAACCACATAGAGattcaaagaagaaagagagtcACAGGTCGAGTTCCATTAGACGTAAGGCTGGAAAGATCTTGGAGTTTCTTGACACCAGCGCCTCTTCTGAAGTTAAGATCCGTCAAGTGCTTGGAGATAACGCAGATACAAGCAAAGCTCTCAGAAT GCTGGTGAAGATTGGTTATGTGAAGAGGTCTGGAGCAGGAGGAAAGCATCAGCCCTTTATTTACAAG ATTGCATGA
- the LOC106437974 gene encoding 40S ribosomal protein S2-2-like, which produces MAERGGERGAERGGDRGGFGRGFGGRAGGRGGPRGRGGRRGGRPTEEEKWTPVTKLGRLVQSGKIQKLEQIYLHSLPVKEYQIIDLLVGPTLKDEVMKIMPVQKQTRAGQRTRFKAFVVVGDTNGHVGLGVKCSKEVATAIRGGIILAKLSVIPVRRGYWGNKIGKPHTVPCKVTGKCGSVTVRMVPAPRGAGIVAARVPKKVLQFAGIDDVFTSSRGSTKTLGNFVKATFDCLQKTYGFLTPEFWKETSFKKSPYQEYTDLLAEKGTPTTKAITEAEDQAS; this is translated from the exons ATGGCTGAACGTGGAGGAGAACGCGGCGCCGAGCGAGGTGGAGATCGTGGAGGTTTCGGACGTGGATTCGGCGGTCGTGCCGGTGGACGAGGCGGTCCAAGAGGACGTGGTGGAAGACGCGGAGGCCGACCCACTGAGGAGGAGAAGTGGACGCCAGTGACCAAGCTCGGCCGTCTCGTTCAGAGCGGTAAAATCCAGAAGCTGGAGCAGATCTACCTCCACTCGCTCCCAGTCAAGGAGTACCAGATCATCGATCTCCTCGTTGGTCCAACTCTTAAAGACGAGGTGATGAAGATCATGCCGGTTCAGAAACAGACCAGAGCTGGTCAGAGGACGAGGTTTAAGGCCTTTGTTGTTGTCGGAGACACGAATGGTCATGTTGGTTTGGGTGTGAAATGCTCAAAGGAGGTGGCTACTGCGATTAGAGGTGGGATTATATTGGCGAAGCTGTCTGTGATTCCGGTGAGGAGAGGTTACTGGGGTAACAAGATTGGGAAGCCTCATACGGTTCCTTGTAAGGTTACGGGGAAGTGTGGTTCCGTTACGGTGAGGATGGTGCCTGCTCCGAGAGGTGCTGGTATCGTGGCCGCTAGGGTTCCTAAGAAGGTTCTTCAGTTCGCTGGGATTGATGATGTTTTCACTTCTTCCAGGGGATCTACTAAGACTCTTGGAAACTTCGTCAAG GCTACATTCGACTGCCTCCAGAAGACTTACGGATTCCTGACACCAGAGTTCTGGAAAGAGAcgagttttaaaaaatctccgTATCAAGAGTACACAGATCTGTTGGCCGAAAAGGGAACTCCAACTACGAAAGCCATCACCGAGGCCGAAGACCAAGCCTCCTAA